A single Pseudomonas sp. HN11 DNA region contains:
- a CDS encoding SIMPL domain-containing protein (The SIMPL domain is named for its presence in mouse protein SIMPL (signalling molecule that associates with mouse pelle-like kinase). Bacterial member BP26, from Brucella, was shown to assemble into a channel-like structure, while YggE from E. coli has been associated with resistance to oxidative stress.): MSRFTRSAAVITLSVGTLVSLPTLAADELHYNQISLRAEVSQEVARDKMIVTLYTESQNSDPAKLAAEITTTMNKALGQAREVNGVTLRQGSRNSYPIYDNKNQKITGWRERAELRLESADFPALSKLTGELLNTLKMDSMDFAIADTTRKASEDALLKDAVAAFKARAQLATDALGGKGYKIVNLNFNTNGYPQPYARGGMMMKAAAMDSAPTPDVEAGTSQVNMSADGLIEVQH; the protein is encoded by the coding sequence ATGTCTCGTTTCACTCGCAGTGCCGCCGTCATCACCCTCAGCGTCGGAACCCTGGTCAGCCTTCCAACCCTGGCCGCCGATGAGCTGCATTACAACCAGATTTCACTGCGTGCCGAGGTCAGCCAGGAGGTGGCTCGCGACAAGATGATCGTGACCCTGTACACCGAGTCCCAGAACAGCGACCCGGCCAAGCTCGCCGCTGAAATCACCACCACCATGAACAAGGCCCTGGGCCAGGCCCGAGAAGTCAACGGCGTGACCCTGCGCCAAGGCAGCCGCAACAGCTACCCGATCTACGACAACAAGAACCAGAAGATCACCGGCTGGCGTGAACGCGCCGAACTGCGCCTGGAAAGCGCGGACTTCCCCGCACTGTCCAAGCTCACCGGAGAATTGCTTAACACCTTGAAGATGGACAGCATGGACTTCGCCATCGCCGACACCACGCGCAAGGCCAGCGAAGATGCGTTGCTCAAGGACGCCGTCGCGGCCTTCAAGGCACGCGCCCAACTGGCCACAGATGCCCTGGGTGGCAAGGGCTACAAGATCGTCAACCTGAACTTCAATACCAACGGTTACCCACAACCCTATGCGCGCGGCGGGATGATGATGAAAGCCGCAGCAATGGACTCGGCACCGACGCCAGACGTTGAGGCCGGCACCAGCCAGGTCAACATGAGCGCCGATGGCTTAATTGAAGTCCAGCATTAA
- a CDS encoding ATP-binding protein, with amino-acid sequence MLAAVKLTSATRQNLWRLTFIRTLVLAAQAGSVGLAYWFDLLPLPWLQLGVTLGFSTVLCAFTAVRLRTTWPVTELEYALQLACDLFIHSVLLYFSGGSTNPFVSYYLVPLTIAAVTLPWRYSVVLSGIALTLYTLLLAQFYPLQTFPIARENLQIYGMWLSFALSAAVITFFAARMAEELRRQEELRAIRREEGLRDQQLLAVATQAAGAAHELGTPLATMSVLLNEMTQDHHDPALQEDLGVLREQVKQCKQTLQQLVRAAEANRRLAVEMQDVTQWLDDALNRWHLMRPEASYRFHLLGQGSVPRMAPPPDLTQALLNLLNNAADACPEGLGVQLDWDAEDVTISIRDHGAGVPLAIAEQIGKPFFTTKGKGFGLGLFLSKASVTRAGGSVKLYSHEEGGTLTELRLPRVARGDIDE; translated from the coding sequence ATGCTCGCCGCCGTAAAACTGACTTCCGCCACTCGCCAGAACCTCTGGCGCCTGACGTTCATCCGTACCCTGGTATTGGCCGCACAGGCCGGCTCCGTCGGGCTCGCCTATTGGTTCGACCTGCTGCCGCTGCCCTGGCTGCAACTGGGCGTGACCCTCGGTTTCTCCACCGTACTCTGTGCGTTTACGGCGGTCCGCTTGCGCACCACTTGGCCGGTGACCGAGTTGGAATACGCCCTGCAGTTGGCCTGCGACCTGTTTATCCACAGTGTGTTGCTTTATTTCTCCGGCGGTTCCACCAATCCGTTTGTGTCGTATTACCTGGTGCCATTGACCATCGCCGCCGTGACCTTGCCGTGGCGCTACTCGGTAGTGCTGTCGGGCATCGCCTTGACCCTTTACACCCTGCTTCTGGCGCAGTTCTACCCGCTGCAAACCTTCCCGATCGCACGAGAGAATCTGCAGATCTACGGAATGTGGCTGAGTTTTGCACTGTCCGCAGCGGTGATCACTTTCTTCGCCGCCCGCATGGCTGAAGAACTGCGCCGCCAGGAAGAACTGCGCGCCATTCGCCGGGAAGAAGGCCTGCGCGACCAGCAGTTGCTGGCGGTTGCTACTCAGGCCGCTGGCGCCGCCCATGAACTGGGCACACCCTTGGCCACCATGAGCGTGCTGCTCAACGAAATGACCCAGGACCATCACGATCCGGCGCTGCAAGAAGATCTCGGCGTGCTGCGTGAACAGGTCAAGCAGTGCAAGCAGACCTTGCAGCAACTGGTGCGCGCCGCCGAAGCCAATCGCCGCCTCGCAGTGGAAATGCAGGACGTGACCCAGTGGCTCGACGACGCGCTGAACCGCTGGCATCTGATGCGCCCTGAAGCCAGTTACCGGTTCCACCTGCTGGGACAGGGCAGCGTGCCGCGCATGGCGCCGCCGCCGGACCTGACCCAGGCGCTGCTCAACCTGCTGAACAACGCCGCCGACGCCTGCCCCGAAGGCCTGGGCGTACAGCTGGACTGGGATGCGGAAGACGTGACCATCAGCATTCGTGACCACGGCGCGGGCGTGCCCCTGGCCATTGCCGAACAGATCGGCAAACCCTTCTTTACCACCAAGGGCAAAGGCTTCGGCTTGGGCCTGTTTTTGAGCAAGGCCAGCGTGACCCGCGCGGGCGGCTCAGTGAAGCTCTATAGTCATGAGGAAGGTGGCACGCTCACCGAGCTGCGCCTGCCCCGTGTCGCACGAGGAGATATCGATGAGTGA
- a CDS encoding response regulator transcription factor, producing the protein MSDEIQVEGEELPHLLLVDDDATFTRVMARAMSRRGFRVSTAGSAEEGLTIAHADLPDYAALDLKMDGDSGLVLLPKLLELDPEMRVVILTGYSSIATAVEAIKRGACNYLCKPADADDVLAALLSEHADLDTLVPENPMSVDRLQWEHIQRVLTEHEGNISATARALGMHRRTLQRKLQKRPVRR; encoded by the coding sequence ATGAGTGACGAGATCCAAGTCGAAGGCGAAGAACTGCCGCACCTGTTGCTGGTAGATGATGACGCCACCTTTACCCGCGTGATGGCGCGCGCCATGAGCCGCCGCGGTTTCCGTGTCAGCACCGCAGGATCGGCCGAAGAAGGCCTGACCATCGCCCACGCCGACCTGCCGGACTACGCCGCGCTCGACCTGAAGATGGACGGTGACTCAGGCCTGGTGCTGTTGCCCAAGCTGCTGGAACTCGACCCTGAAATGCGCGTGGTGATCCTCACCGGTTATTCCAGCATCGCCACGGCCGTCGAGGCGATCAAGCGCGGCGCCTGCAACTACCTGTGCAAGCCGGCGGACGCCGATGACGTACTGGCCGCCTTGCTCTCCGAACATGCCGACCTCGACACCCTGGTGCCGGAAAACCCGATGTCGGTGGACCGCCTGCAGTGGGAGCACATCCAGCGTGTGCTGACCGAGCACGAAGGCAACATCTCCGCCACCGCCCGCGCCCTGGGCATGCACCGTCGTACCTTGCAGCGCAAGTTGCAGAAGCGTCCGGTGCGTCGCTGA
- a CDS encoding ABC transporter ATP-binding protein/permease produces MNQNAEYSAVNDAVRGQFFRRTWAMITPYWRSEEKSRAWLLLAVVIGLTLFSVAISVWLNHWYKDFYNALENKDTAAFWQQIGYFCGIAIVAILGAVYRLYLTQMLTIRWRAWLTEKYFARWLGHKNYYQLEQGGYTDNPDQRISEDLNSFTSNTLSLGLGLLRNVVSLVSFSIILWGVSGSIEVFGITVPGYMFWCALVYAAVGSWLTHLIGRRLIGLSNQQQRFEADLRFSMVRVRENAESIALYNGEPNENQRLSARFGKVWHNYWEIMKVSKRLTFFTAGYEQIATVFAFIVAAPRYFSGKIELGELMQINSAFGNVQGNFSWFISAYSDLAGWRATSDRLLSFQQAMRDNEQRPAAIDVSVEGGRLVVQGLGMDLAEGRHLLADADMVVEPGQRVMLSGRSGSGKSTLLRAMGQLWPAGHGSIRLPAERYLFLPQKPYLPIGTLKAVLSYPQGDSTYPAERYAQVLETCRLPHLVGRLEEANHWQRMLSPGEQQRLAFARALLFAPQWLYMDEATSAMDEEDEATLYQALIDELPGLSIVSVGHRSSLKRFHGRHVRIEGGLLQEQQLA; encoded by the coding sequence ATGAATCAGAACGCTGAGTATTCCGCGGTCAACGATGCGGTGCGTGGGCAATTCTTTCGCCGCACCTGGGCGATGATCACACCCTATTGGCGCAGTGAAGAGAAGAGCAGGGCCTGGTTGTTGCTGGCAGTGGTAATCGGCTTGACGCTGTTCAGCGTGGCGATTTCCGTGTGGCTCAACCATTGGTACAAGGACTTTTACAACGCTCTGGAGAACAAGGACACCGCCGCCTTCTGGCAACAGATCGGCTATTTCTGCGGCATCGCCATCGTGGCGATTCTCGGCGCGGTGTACCGTCTCTATTTGACCCAGATGCTGACGATTCGCTGGCGGGCGTGGCTGACCGAAAAGTATTTCGCACGGTGGCTTGGCCACAAGAATTACTACCAACTGGAGCAGGGCGGCTACACCGATAACCCGGACCAGCGGATTTCCGAAGACCTCAACAGCTTTACCTCGAATACCTTGAGCCTTGGCCTTGGCCTGCTGCGCAATGTGGTGAGCCTGGTGTCGTTCTCGATCATCCTGTGGGGCGTGTCGGGCAGCATCGAAGTATTCGGTATCACTGTCCCGGGCTACATGTTCTGGTGCGCCCTGGTTTACGCGGCCGTCGGCAGCTGGTTGACCCATCTGATCGGTCGCCGTCTGATCGGCTTGAGCAACCAACAACAACGTTTCGAAGCGGACCTGCGTTTCTCTATGGTGCGGGTACGGGAGAATGCCGAGAGTATCGCCCTGTACAACGGCGAGCCCAATGAGAATCAGCGGTTAAGCGCGCGGTTCGGGAAGGTCTGGCACAACTACTGGGAGATCATGAAGGTGTCCAAACGCCTGACGTTCTTCACCGCCGGCTACGAACAGATTGCCACCGTGTTTGCGTTTATCGTGGCCGCGCCGCGCTATTTCTCCGGCAAGATCGAGCTGGGTGAACTGATGCAAATCAACTCGGCGTTCGGCAACGTGCAGGGTAACTTCAGCTGGTTTATCAGCGCGTACTCGGACCTGGCGGGCTGGCGCGCGACCAGTGATCGTCTACTGAGCTTTCAGCAGGCGATGCGTGACAACGAGCAACGCCCAGCGGCTATCGATGTAAGTGTCGAGGGCGGACGCCTGGTGGTGCAAGGGTTGGGCATGGACCTGGCTGAGGGGCGCCACCTGCTGGCCGACGCCGATATGGTCGTTGAGCCGGGCCAACGTGTCATGCTCAGCGGCCGTTCCGGCAGCGGCAAAAGTACCTTGCTGCGTGCGATGGGGCAGCTCTGGCCTGCTGGGCACGGTAGTATCCGCCTGCCGGCCGAACGTTATCTATTCCTGCCGCAAAAACCTTACCTGCCGATTGGCACGCTGAAGGCGGTGTTGAGTTATCCACAGGGCGACAGCACCTACCCGGCAGAACGTTATGCACAGGTCCTGGAAACCTGCCGCCTGCCGCATCTGGTTGGCCGGCTGGAAGAAGCCAACCACTGGCAACGCATGCTCTCGCCGGGCGAGCAGCAACGCCTGGCCTTTGCTCGCGCGTTGCTGTTTGCGCCGCAATGGCTGTACATGGACGAAGCCACGTCCGCCATGGATGAAGAGGACGAGGCGACGCTGTATCAGGCGTTGATCGATGAGCTGCCGGGGTTGAGCATTGTCAGCGTCGGCCATCGCAGTAGCCTCAAGCGCTTCCATGGGCGGCATGTGCGGATCGAGGGTGGGCTGTTGCAGGAACAACAACTGGCTTAA
- a CDS encoding YhcB family protein: MEHSLLVWLLPTLALVAGVAIGFLVARLLPNAAPNRTQRQLDDIQERFDSYQNEVVTHFNSTATLVKKLTQSYQEVQDHLADGANRLALDDITRQRLLAALHSDAPQPPRERLTPPRENQEPPRDYAPKTPNAPGMLDEHYGLKK, from the coding sequence GTGGAACACTCGCTCTTAGTTTGGTTGTTGCCGACTCTTGCCCTGGTTGCCGGTGTCGCCATTGGTTTCCTGGTTGCTCGCTTGCTGCCGAATGCCGCGCCTAACCGCACGCAGCGTCAGCTGGATGACATTCAGGAACGTTTTGACAGTTATCAGAACGAGGTTGTTACCCACTTCAACAGCACCGCGACCCTGGTCAAGAAGCTCACCCAGAGCTACCAGGAAGTACAGGATCACCTCGCCGATGGCGCCAACCGCCTGGCCCTCGACGACATCACCCGCCAGCGCCTGCTGGCCGCGTTGCATTCCGATGCACCGCAACCCCCACGGGAACGCCTGACCCCGCCACGGGAAAACCAGGAGCCACCACGGGACTACGCGCCAAAGACGCCGAACGCCCCAGGCATGCTGGATGAGCATTACGGTTTGAAGAAGTAA
- a CDS encoding alpha/beta hydrolase, which yields MRETPVLIDGPVGQLEALYLDHPEPRGLALICHPNPVQGGTMLNKVVSTLQRTARDAGLITLRFNYRGVGASAGTHDMSTGEVDDAEAAATWLRDKHPDLPITLLGFSFGGYVAASLGGRLEAKGEELSHLFMVAAAVMRLSDNDLLPQDCPLTVIQPETDEVVDPQLVYDWSAALNRPHELLKVAECGHFFHGKLTDLKDLVLPRLSN from the coding sequence ATGCGTGAAACCCCCGTTTTGATCGATGGCCCGGTAGGCCAATTGGAAGCCCTGTACCTGGATCACCCCGAGCCACGTGGCCTGGCGCTGATCTGCCACCCCAACCCGGTGCAGGGCGGGACCATGCTCAATAAAGTGGTATCGACCCTGCAACGCACCGCCCGCGATGCTGGTTTGATTACTTTACGTTTCAATTATCGTGGTGTCGGCGCGAGTGCCGGCACGCACGATATGAGCACCGGTGAAGTGGATGACGCCGAAGCGGCCGCCACCTGGCTGCGGGACAAACACCCGGACCTGCCGATCACCTTGCTCGGTTTTTCCTTCGGTGGCTATGTCGCTGCCAGCCTCGGCGGCCGTCTGGAAGCCAAGGGCGAAGAACTGTCTCATCTGTTCATGGTTGCCGCTGCGGTGATGCGCCTGAGCGATAACGACCTGTTGCCCCAAGACTGCCCACTGACTGTGATCCAGCCTGAAACCGACGAAGTGGTCGACCCGCAACTCGTCTACGACTGGTCCGCCGCCTTGAATCGCCCCCATGAGCTGCTGAAAGTGGCAGAATGCGGACACTTTTTTCACGGCAAGCTCACCGATCTGAAGGATCTGGTGCTGCCGCGTCTCTCGAATTGA
- a CDS encoding tryptophan--tRNA ligase, with product MTTRTRILTGITTTGTPHLGNYAGAIRPAILASQDANADSFYFLADYHALIKCDDPQRIQRSRMEIAATWLAGGLDVNRVTFYRQSDIPEIPELTWLLTCVAAKGLLNRAHAYKASVDKNVEAGEDPDAGISMGLYSYPVLMAADILMFNAHKVPVGRDQIQHVEMARDIGQRFNHLFGNGKEFFTMPEALIEESVATLPGLDGRKMSKSYDNTIPLFTSAKDMKDAISRIVTDSRAPGEAKDPDNSHLFTLYQAFASKAQEEEFRAELLQGLGWGEAKNRLFQLLDGQLGEARERYHQLMSRPSDMEDLLLVGANKARAVAAPFLAELREAVGLRSFVNQAAAPVATKKKAAKAARFVSFREDDGSFRFRLLAADGEQLLLSRNFADGKAAGAVTKQLQSGDALDLRTEALGFSVWLDGAAVADSAEFADAASRDAAIEALRVALTPLED from the coding sequence ATGACGACTCGTACCCGTATCCTCACCGGCATCACCACCACCGGCACGCCGCACCTGGGCAACTACGCCGGTGCGATCCGCCCGGCGATCCTCGCCAGCCAGGATGCCAATGCCGACTCCTTCTACTTCCTGGCCGACTACCACGCCCTGATCAAGTGCGATGACCCGCAGCGCATCCAGCGCTCGCGCATGGAAATCGCCGCAACCTGGCTGGCCGGTGGCCTGGATGTGAACCGGGTGACCTTCTACCGCCAGTCCGACATCCCGGAAATCCCCGAGCTGACCTGGCTGCTGACCTGCGTTGCCGCCAAGGGCCTGCTCAACCGCGCCCACGCCTACAAGGCGTCGGTGGACAAAAACGTGGAAGCCGGCGAAGACCCGGATGCGGGCATCAGCATGGGCCTGTACAGCTACCCGGTGCTGATGGCGGCGGACATCCTGATGTTCAACGCGCACAAGGTGCCGGTCGGTCGCGACCAGATCCAACACGTGGAAATGGCTCGTGATATCGGCCAGCGCTTCAACCACCTGTTCGGCAACGGTAAAGAATTCTTCACCATGCCCGAGGCATTGATTGAAGAAAGCGTCGCCACCTTGCCGGGCCTGGATGGCCGCAAGATGTCCAAAAGCTACGACAACACCATCCCGTTGTTCACCAGCGCCAAGGACATGAAGGACGCAATCTCGCGGATCGTCACCGACTCCCGCGCCCCTGGCGAAGCCAAGGACCCGGACAATTCGCACCTGTTCACCCTGTATCAGGCGTTTGCCAGCAAGGCCCAGGAAGAAGAGTTCCGCGCCGAACTGCTGCAAGGTCTGGGCTGGGGCGAGGCTAAGAATCGTCTGTTCCAACTGCTGGACGGCCAGCTGGGCGAAGCCCGCGAGCGTTACCATCAACTGATGTCGCGCCCGTCGGACATGGAAGACCTGCTGCTGGTCGGCGCCAACAAAGCCCGTGCCGTGGCGGCACCCTTCCTGGCCGAGCTGCGTGAGGCGGTGGGCCTGCGTTCGTTCGTCAATCAGGCTGCAGCGCCAGTTGCGACCAAGAAGAAAGCTGCTAAAGCCGCGCGCTTCGTGAGCTTTCGCGAAGACGACGGTAGCTTCCGCTTCCGCCTGCTGGCGGCCGATGGTGAACAACTGCTGTTGTCGCGCAACTTTGCCGATGGCAAAGCAGCGGGCGCAGTGACCAAGCAACTGCAAAGCGGCGACGCGCTGGACCTGCGCACCGAGGCCCTGGGCTTCAGCGTATGGCTGGACGGTGCCGCAGTGGCCGACAGCGCCGAGTTCGCTGACGCCGCTTCCCGCGATGCCGCCATCGAAGCCTTGCGCGTTGCGTTGACCCCCCTCGAGGATTAA
- the zapE gene encoding cell division protein ZapE: MTPLERYQADLKRPEFFHDAAQENAVRHLQRLYDDLVAASQNKPGMFSKLFGKKDHTPVKGLYFWGGVGRGKTYLVDTFFEALPFKEKVRTHFHRFMKRVHEEMKTLPGEKNPLTIIAKRFSEEARVICFDEFFVSDITDAMILGTLMEELFKNGVTLVATSNIVPDGLYKDGLQRARFLPAIALIKQNTEIVNVDSGVDYRLRHLEQAELFHFPLNEAAHESLKKSFRALTPECTQAVENDKLMIENREIIALRTCDDVAWFEFRQLCDGPRSQNDYIELGKIFHAVILSGVEQMSVTTDDIARRFINMVDEFYDRNVKLIISAEVELKDLYTGGRLNFEFQRTLSRLLEMQSHEFLSRGHKP, translated from the coding sequence ATGACGCCCCTAGAACGATATCAAGCTGATCTGAAACGCCCTGAATTCTTCCATGACGCGGCCCAGGAAAATGCGGTGCGTCATTTGCAGCGCCTGTACGACGACCTCGTCGCGGCGTCGCAGAACAAGCCCGGGATGTTCAGCAAGCTGTTTGGCAAGAAAGACCACACGCCGGTCAAGGGCCTGTACTTCTGGGGCGGCGTCGGCCGAGGCAAGACTTACCTGGTCGACACTTTCTTCGAGGCGCTGCCGTTCAAGGAAAAGGTCCGGACGCACTTCCACCGCTTCATGAAGCGCGTGCACGAAGAGATGAAGACGCTGCCGGGCGAGAAAAACCCGCTGACCATCATCGCCAAGCGGTTCTCCGAAGAAGCCCGGGTGATCTGCTTCGATGAGTTCTTCGTCTCCGACATCACCGACGCCATGATCCTCGGCACCCTGATGGAAGAGCTGTTCAAGAACGGCGTGACCCTGGTCGCTACCTCGAACATCGTGCCCGACGGTTTGTACAAGGACGGCCTGCAGCGTGCGCGCTTCCTGCCGGCCATCGCGCTGATCAAACAGAACACCGAAATCGTCAACGTCGACAGCGGCGTCGACTATCGCCTGCGTCACCTGGAGCAAGCGGAGCTGTTCCACTTCCCGCTGAACGAAGCGGCCCACGAAAGCCTGAAAAAGAGTTTCCGCGCCCTCACGCCGGAATGCACCCAGGCGGTGGAAAACGACAAGTTGATGATCGAGAACCGCGAAATCATCGCGCTGCGCACCTGTGATGACGTGGCCTGGTTCGAATTCCGCCAGCTGTGCGATGGCCCGCGTAGCCAGAACGACTACATCGAGCTGGGCAAGATCTTTCACGCGGTGATCTTGAGTGGGGTTGAGCAGATGAGCGTCACCACCGACGACATCGCGCGCCGTTTCATCAACATGGTCGACGAGTTTTACGACCGGAACGTGAAGCTGATCATCTCGGCGGAAGTTGAGTTGAAGGATCTGTATACCGGCGGTCGCCTGAACTTCGAATTCCAGCGCACGCTGAGCCGCTTGCTGGAAATGCAGTCCCACGAATTCCTGTCGCGTGGGCACAAGCCGTAA
- a CDS encoding GlxA family transcriptional regulator — MQAKDFFHLASLRYGKQLGQGLTPAFETRLVSPDGQSVRSFSDVIMPVDGGLEDADIIVLPAFWDDFDALCTRYPQVLPWLREQHARGAVLCGEATGVFWLAEAGLLDGKEATTYWRFFNAFSERFPKVQLNQDKHLTDADNLYCAGGTTSACDLYIYLIERFCGANIAQAVARDILYEVQRSYSPGRIGFGGQKLHQDVIILQIQHWLEEHFADKFRFEDVAREHGMSIRNFMRRFQTATGDKPLHYLQRLRIETAKGLLSGSRKSIKTISYEVGYDDASFFARLFRQHTELSPNQYRQQFQQAA, encoded by the coding sequence ATGCAAGCCAAGGATTTCTTCCACCTCGCCAGCCTGCGTTACGGCAAGCAACTCGGCCAGGGCCTGACCCCGGCGTTTGAAACGCGCCTGGTCAGCCCTGACGGGCAATCGGTGCGCAGTTTCAGTGATGTGATCATGCCGGTGGACGGAGGACTGGAAGACGCCGACATCATCGTGCTACCGGCCTTCTGGGATGACTTCGACGCCCTGTGCACACGCTACCCTCAAGTGCTGCCATGGTTGCGTGAACAACACGCACGCGGCGCGGTATTGTGCGGCGAAGCCACTGGGGTGTTCTGGCTGGCCGAAGCTGGCCTGCTCGATGGGAAGGAAGCGACCACCTATTGGCGCTTCTTCAATGCCTTCAGCGAACGCTTCCCCAAGGTACAACTCAACCAGGACAAGCACCTCACCGACGCCGACAATCTGTACTGCGCCGGCGGCACCACCTCGGCGTGCGACCTCTATATCTACCTGATCGAACGCTTCTGCGGCGCCAATATTGCCCAGGCTGTGGCTCGCGACATTCTCTACGAAGTGCAGCGCAGCTATTCACCGGGACGCATTGGGTTTGGCGGGCAGAAGCTGCACCAGGACGTGATCATCCTGCAGATCCAGCACTGGCTGGAGGAGCACTTCGCCGACAAGTTCCGCTTCGAAGATGTGGCCCGGGAACACGGGATGAGCATCCGCAATTTCATGCGCCGCTTCCAGACAGCCACTGGTGACAAGCCACTGCATTATCTACAACGGCTGCGTATCGAGACGGCCAAGGGACTGCTGTCGGGCAGCCGCAAGAGCATCAAGACCATCAGCTATGAGGTGGGGTATGACGATGCGAGTTTCTTTGCGCGGTTGTTCAGGCAGCACACGGAATTATCGCCGAATCAGTATCGGCAACAGTTCCAGCAGGCTGCATAA
- a CDS encoding acyl-CoA dehydrogenase family protein, with product MIPRTLFSPEHELFRESVRTFLEKDAAPFHGQWEKQGYIDRSLWSKAGEAGMLCSHLPEEYGGLGADFLYSAVVIEEISRLGLTGIGFSLHSDIVAPYILHYGSEALKHKYLPKLISGEMVTAIAMTEPGAGSDLQGVKTTAVLDGDDYVINGSKTFITNGYLAELVIVVAKTDPKAGAKGTSLFLVEADTPGFDKGKRLEKVGMKAQDTSELFFQDVRVPKENLLGQAGMGFAYLMQELPQERLTVAIGALSSAEAALAWTLEYTRERKAFGKAIADFQNTRFKLAEMATEIQIGRVFVDKCMALHLEGKLDVPTAAMAKYWATDLQCKVLDECVQLHGGYGFMWEYPIARAWADARVQRIYAGTNEIMKEIIARAL from the coding sequence ATGATTCCCAGAACCTTGTTCAGCCCGGAACACGAACTCTTCCGCGAGAGCGTGCGCACCTTCCTCGAAAAAGACGCCGCGCCGTTCCATGGGCAATGGGAGAAACAGGGTTACATCGACCGCAGCTTATGGAGCAAGGCGGGGGAGGCGGGGATGCTGTGTTCGCACTTGCCGGAGGAATATGGCGGGCTGGGCGCCGACTTCCTTTACAGCGCGGTGGTGATCGAAGAGATCAGCCGGCTGGGCCTGACCGGCATCGGTTTTTCCCTGCACTCGGACATTGTTGCACCGTACATCCTGCATTACGGCAGTGAGGCGCTGAAGCACAAATATCTGCCCAAATTGATCTCCGGCGAGATGGTCACGGCCATTGCGATGACCGAGCCGGGCGCCGGTTCCGACCTGCAAGGGGTGAAAACCACGGCCGTGCTGGACGGCGATGACTACGTGATCAATGGCTCCAAGACCTTTATCACCAACGGCTACCTCGCCGAGTTGGTGATTGTAGTGGCCAAGACCGATCCCAAGGCCGGCGCCAAGGGTACCAGCCTGTTCCTGGTGGAAGCCGATACGCCAGGCTTCGACAAGGGCAAGCGCCTGGAGAAGGTCGGCATGAAGGCCCAGGACACGTCGGAGCTGTTCTTCCAGGATGTGCGGGTGCCCAAGGAAAACCTGCTGGGCCAGGCCGGCATGGGCTTCGCGTACTTGATGCAGGAGCTGCCTCAGGAGCGACTGACGGTTGCGATTGGCGCGCTGTCATCCGCCGAGGCGGCGCTGGCGTGGACCCTGGAATACACCCGCGAGCGCAAGGCCTTTGGCAAGGCGATCGCCGACTTCCAGAATACCCGGTTCAAGCTGGCGGAGATGGCCACCGAGATTCAGATCGGCCGCGTATTCGTCGACAAATGCATGGCGCTGCACCTGGAAGGCAAGCTGGACGTGCCCACGGCAGCGATGGCCAAGTACTGGGCCACGGACCTGCAATGCAAGGTGCTCGATGAGTGCGTGCAGTTGCACGGCGGCTATGGCTTCATGTGGGAGTACCCGATTGCGCGGGCCTGGGCGGATGCGCGGGTGCAGCGGATTTATGCGGGGACCAACGAGATCATGAAAGAGATTATTGCTAGGGCGCTGTAA